From the genome of bacterium, one region includes:
- a CDS encoding restriction endonuclease subunit S, with protein MKKTRRKKPRASNLAKTPLRSEREPLVSPNHQMASDDGKPALPKGWVWTTVGEIYQIVGGGTPSTNIDEYWNGNIPWITSADIYGLKNIRPRRQITRKAIENSATNLVPERSIIVVTRVGLGKLALTITPLCFSQDSHALIDNSSLIFSDYSLYYLSQAVQIFKYKHRGTTIAGVTKKQLSELAFVLPPLPEQHRIVAKIEELFTKLDAGVAALKKAKAQLQRYRQSVLKDAFAGKLTPAWREAHKAELEPASALLERIKAERQKNAKAKYKEPPLVDTSNLPELPAGWVWARVGEISEMMQYGTSEKADEEASGIPVLRMGNIQDGKLDFANLKYFPTKWPDLKEYILQDGDVLFNRTNSAELVGKTAVYKSSHPKAVFASYLIRVRVNREFFEPDILSWFINSFEGRKYISSVVSQQVGQANVNGTKLFMMPVPFLTLLEQRKIISEIERRFSIAEEVEKVIDHSLKQAERLRQSILQRAFAGQLVPQDPNDEPAEKLLERIKAEKAKRETDGKTKSR; from the coding sequence ATGAAGAAAACACGACGCAAAAAACCTCGTGCCTCAAACCTGGCGAAAACCCCGCTGCGGTCGGAGCGCGAGCCATTGGTATCGCCCAATCATCAAATGGCCTCCGATGACGGCAAGCCTGCTCTCCCCAAAGGCTGGGTGTGGACGACCGTGGGAGAAATCTATCAAATCGTCGGGGGAGGTACGCCGTCAACGAATATTGATGAGTATTGGAATGGTAATATCCCTTGGATAACTAGCGCCGATATTTATGGTTTGAAGAATATTAGACCGCGAAGACAAATTACGAGAAAGGCGATTGAAAACTCGGCCACCAATCTTGTTCCTGAACGGAGCATAATTGTGGTTACACGAGTAGGATTAGGTAAATTGGCGCTGACCATAACACCTCTTTGCTTTAGTCAAGATTCACATGCTCTCATTGACAATTCATCTTTAATATTTTCGGATTATTCGCTGTACTATCTTTCTCAAGCAGTTCAGATATTCAAATACAAACATAGGGGAACGACAATAGCAGGGGTAACTAAAAAGCAACTTTCAGAATTGGCGTTTGTTCTTCCTCCTCTCCCTGAGCAGCACCGCATCGTGGCGAAGATTGAAGAGCTTTTCACCAAGCTCGATGCCGGCGTGGCGGCGCTGAAAAAGGCGAAGGCGCAGTTGCAGCGCTACCGCCAGTCCGTGTTGAAAGACGCCTTTGCCGGCAAGCTCACCCCGGCGTGGCGCGAGGCGCACAAAGCCGAGCTGGAGCCTGCTTCCGCACTGCTGGAGCGCATCAAAGCGGAGCGGCAGAAGAATGCCAAAGCCAAATACAAAGAACCGCCGCTGGTGGATACTTCGAATCTGCCGGAATTGCCGGCGGGATGGGTGTGGGCGAGAGTTGGGGAAATCAGCGAGATGATGCAGTACGGTACTTCTGAAAAGGCCGACGAAGAGGCATCAGGAATTCCAGTGCTACGAATGGGAAATATTCAGGATGGAAAGCTCGATTTCGCAAACCTAAAATATTTTCCCACAAAATGGCCGGATTTGAAGGAATACATTTTACAAGATGGGGATGTGTTATTTAACAGAACCAACAGTGCTGAATTGGTAGGGAAAACGGCGGTATATAAAAGCAGCCATCCCAAAGCTGTATTTGCATCCTATCTCATCAGAGTCAGGGTAAATAGAGAATTTTTTGAGCCGGATATTCTTTCTTGGTTTATAAATTCGTTCGAGGGCCGCAAATACATCTCTTCGGTAGTCTCGCAACAGGTTGGGCAGGCAAATGTAAATGGGACAAAATTGTTTATGATGCCTGTTCCTTTTCTCACACTGCTTGAGCAAAGAAAGATCATCTCCGAAATCGAGCGCCGCTTCTCCATCGCCGAAGAAGTGGAAAAAGTCATCGATCACAGCCTGAAGCAGGCGGAGCGGCTGCGCCAGAGCATTTTGCAGCGCGCGTTTGCGGGCCAGCTCGTGCCGCAAGACCCCAACGACGAGCCGGCGGAGAAGCTGCTGGAGCGAATCAAAGCGGAAA
- a CDS encoding putative DNA binding domain-containing protein — MTDNEFQVILQEGEGYRLEFKESLSNVDREMVAFANGSGGKLFLGITDDRVVKGVAIDNKLKAQIQDIANNCQPAVKILFEEYQNVLIVHVREGDDKPYKCATGFYLRVGPNSQKLNRDEIIEFFKAEGKIRYDELVCTRFNYDEHFDAEKLGKFLRLAGITNLLDGPAMLANLGVAEKQEGKMIFNNTGALFFAKDLNDIYFHTAVTCALYKGTEKVEVLDRRDFNEDLISNIDRAMIFLKQYIPVRYEMTGTPRRKEIPEVPYDALREAVINAVAHRDYFEKGANVMVEMFDDRIEITNPGGLVKGLRPEEFGKKSVLRNPNIAALLHRISYIEKMGTGIAKIRKLIKAAKLSPPKFEYGTFFTVTFKRPARSVSKVSEDIAMVFKERIGTQFNVKGDKLNRMAKLLQLLYAGDLITTPIAVSILKASRRTIESDITFLRQNRLLEFEGPPKTGKYVLTENGRLLIESTIK; from the coding sequence ATGACGGATAACGAATTTCAAGTCATTTTGCAAGAGGGCGAAGGCTATCGCCTCGAGTTCAAAGAATCGTTGAGCAACGTCGATCGCGAGATGGTGGCGTTTGCCAACGGTTCCGGCGGCAAATTGTTTTTGGGCATCACCGACGACAGGGTGGTGAAAGGCGTGGCCATCGACAACAAGCTGAAAGCTCAAATTCAAGACATTGCCAACAACTGCCAGCCGGCGGTGAAAATTCTTTTTGAAGAGTATCAGAACGTTTTGATCGTCCACGTGCGCGAAGGCGACGACAAGCCGTACAAATGCGCCACCGGATTTTACCTGCGCGTCGGCCCCAATTCGCAGAAGCTCAATCGCGACGAGATCATCGAGTTCTTCAAAGCCGAGGGTAAAATCCGCTACGACGAGCTGGTCTGCACGCGGTTCAATTATGACGAGCACTTCGACGCTGAGAAGCTCGGCAAGTTTCTGCGACTGGCCGGCATTACGAACTTGCTGGATGGTCCGGCGATGCTGGCCAACCTGGGCGTAGCGGAAAAGCAGGAAGGGAAGATGATTTTCAATAACACGGGAGCGCTGTTTTTTGCCAAAGATTTGAATGACATTTATTTTCATACGGCGGTCACTTGCGCCTTGTATAAAGGCACCGAGAAAGTCGAGGTGCTCGATCGCCGCGACTTCAACGAAGATTTGATCAGCAACATCGACCGCGCGATGATCTTCCTGAAGCAATACATTCCGGTGCGCTACGAAATGACCGGCACGCCGCGGCGTAAAGAAATTCCGGAGGTTCCTTACGATGCCTTGCGAGAGGCCGTGATCAACGCCGTCGCTCATCGGGATTATTTTGAGAAGGGCGCGAACGTCATGGTGGAAATGTTTGACGACCGCATCGAAATCACGAATCCCGGCGGCCTGGTCAAAGGCTTGCGGCCGGAAGAATTCGGCAAGAAAAGCGTTCTACGCAATCCCAATATCGCGGCGTTGCTGCACCGCATAAGCTACATCGAGAAAATGGGAACCGGCATCGCGAAAATCAGGAAGCTCATAAAAGCAGCCAAGCTCTCACCGCCGAAGTTCGAGTATGGAACTTTCTTTACGGTGACGTTTAAACGGCCGGCAAGAAGTGTAAGCAAAGTCTCTGAAGACATCGCGATGGTCTTCAAAGAAAGGATCGGTACGCAGTTCAATGTAAAGGGGGATAAACTTAACCGAATGGCAAAGCTACTGCAATTGCTATACGCTGGCGACTTGATAACAACCCCTATAGCAGTAAGTATACTGAAAGCTTCGCGACGCACGATCGAAAGCGATATTACATTTTTGCGCCAAAATAGGCTTTTAGAATTCGAAGGGCCGCCGAAAACCGGCAAATATGTGCTAACAGAAAATGGGCGACTATTGATCGAATCGACTATAAAGTGA
- a CDS encoding DEAD/DEAH box helicase family protein, which produces MKPEQAAREDIDRLLEAAGWKVQDVRQINLGAALGVAVREFPLHSGAADYLLFVDRVAVGVVEAKSAGTTLSGIADQSDKYLKAFPKNLPHVQEPLPFAYESTGTETFFRDLRDPDPRSRRVFAFHQPETLQDWLSQENTLRRRLQTLPPLITTGLRDCQTEATVNLEKSFAEAKPRALIQMATGSGKTFTAVNFIYRLIKFANAKRVLFLVDRNNLGRQTLREFQQYVTPDDGRKFTELYNVQNLTSNTLDPVNKVCITTIQRLYSMLKGEPEFDAELEEKSGFDLALAGKPMDVDYNRGLPIETFDFIVTDECHRSIYNLWRQVLEYFDAFLVGLTATPSKQTLGFFNQNLVMEYNHERAVADSVNVGYEVYRIKTGITEAGSTVDAGYYIDKRNKLTRQTRWEQLDEEITYSAPQLDRSVVAPDQIRTVIKTFKEKLFTEIFPGRTEVPKTLIFAKDDSHAEDIVGIAREEFGKGNDFCKKITYKTSEKPEELIASFRNSYNPRIAVTVDMISTGTDIKPLECLLFMRDVRSRVYFEQMKGRGTRTISPTDLNAVTADARAKTHFVIVDAVGVCEHDKTDSQPLERKHSVGFDKLIISVAMGDHHEDTLTSLAGRLARLDREIDAKDRQQIEAAADGKPLRQIINQLLDAVDPDQQVEKAKALFQTETPSEKQIQQAGRELAKAACLPFDSPPLREALIEIKKRNEQIIDTVSKDHVIFAGFDEQAREKAATLVDTFKKFIDENKDELTALQMIYSKPYGQRQLTYDAIKQLAEAIRKPPYHLTPELLWQAYHQLEQAKVKGAGAQKLLTNIVSLLRFALGQSEVLEPFADTVDRRFHAWLQQQVKAGREFTPEQMEWLEMIKAHVAASVQIVMDDFDDTPFHGKGGRLKAYELFGENLNAVLEELNEVLTS; this is translated from the coding sequence ATGAAACCTGAGCAAGCGGCCAGAGAGGACATCGACCGTCTGCTGGAGGCGGCGGGCTGGAAAGTTCAGGACGTGCGGCAAATCAATTTGGGCGCGGCGCTCGGCGTGGCGGTACGTGAGTTTCCGTTGCACTCCGGCGCGGCGGATTATTTGCTGTTTGTGGATCGCGTTGCCGTTGGCGTCGTCGAAGCCAAATCTGCCGGCACGACGTTGAGCGGCATCGCCGATCAATCCGATAAATATCTCAAAGCTTTTCCCAAAAATCTTCCGCACGTGCAGGAGCCGCTGCCTTTCGCCTACGAGAGCACCGGCACGGAAACCTTCTTCCGCGACTTGCGCGACCCCGATCCCCGCTCGCGGCGCGTCTTCGCTTTTCACCAACCGGAAACGCTGCAAGACTGGCTTTCGCAGGAAAATACGCTGCGCCGCCGATTGCAAACGCTGCCGCCGCTCATCACCACCGGCCTGCGTGATTGCCAAACCGAAGCCACCGTCAATTTGGAAAAATCTTTTGCCGAAGCCAAGCCCCGCGCTCTCATTCAAATGGCCACCGGCAGCGGCAAAACTTTCACCGCAGTCAACTTCATTTACCGCTTGATCAAATTCGCCAACGCCAAGCGCGTGCTCTTCCTGGTCGATCGCAACAACCTCGGCAGGCAAACGTTGCGCGAGTTTCAACAATACGTCACGCCCGACGACGGCAGAAAATTTACCGAATTGTACAACGTTCAAAATCTGACTTCCAACACGCTCGATCCCGTCAACAAGGTTTGCATCACCACGATTCAACGCCTCTATTCGATGCTGAAAGGCGAGCCGGAATTTGACGCCGAGCTGGAAGAGAAGTCCGGCTTCGATCTGGCGCTGGCCGGCAAGCCGATGGACGTCGATTACAACCGCGGCCTGCCCATCGAAACGTTCGACTTCATCGTGACCGACGAGTGCCACCGCTCGATTTATAATTTGTGGCGGCAGGTGCTGGAATATTTCGACGCCTTCCTGGTCGGCCTCACGGCCACGCCTTCGAAACAAACGCTCGGTTTCTTCAACCAGAATTTGGTGATGGAATACAACCACGAGCGCGCCGTCGCCGATAGCGTCAATGTTGGCTACGAAGTGTATCGCATCAAAACCGGCATCACCGAAGCCGGCAGCACGGTCGACGCCGGCTATTACATCGACAAGCGCAACAAGCTCACGCGCCAGACCCGTTGGGAGCAATTGGACGAGGAGATCACGTATAGCGCGCCGCAGTTGGATCGCAGCGTCGTCGCGCCGGATCAAATCCGCACCGTCATCAAAACTTTCAAGGAGAAGTTGTTCACGGAGATTTTTCCCGGCCGCACCGAGGTGCCGAAGACGCTGATTTTCGCCAAAGACGATTCGCACGCCGAAGACATCGTGGGCATCGCGCGGGAAGAGTTCGGCAAAGGCAACGACTTCTGCAAAAAGATCACCTACAAAACCAGCGAGAAGCCGGAAGAGCTGATCGCCAGCTTTCGCAATTCCTACAACCCGCGCATCGCCGTGACCGTGGACATGATCTCCACCGGCACGGACATCAAGCCGCTGGAGTGCCTGCTGTTCATGCGCGACGTGCGGTCGCGCGTGTATTTCGAGCAGATGAAAGGTCGCGGCACGCGCACGATTTCGCCGACGGATTTGAACGCCGTCACCGCGGATGCCCGCGCCAAAACGCATTTCGTCATCGTCGATGCCGTCGGTGTTTGCGAGCATGATAAAACCGACTCGCAGCCGCTCGAGCGCAAGCACAGCGTTGGTTTTGACAAGCTGATCATATCCGTGGCGATGGGCGATCATCACGAAGACACGCTCACCTCCTTGGCCGGCAGGCTGGCGCGATTGGATCGCGAGATCGATGCCAAAGATCGGCAACAAATCGAAGCGGCTGCGGACGGCAAACCGCTGCGGCAAATCATCAATCAACTGCTCGACGCGGTTGATCCGGATCAACAAGTCGAAAAGGCCAAAGCGCTTTTCCAAACCGAAACGCCGAGTGAGAAACAAATTCAGCAGGCGGGCCGCGAGCTGGCCAAAGCGGCTTGCCTGCCGTTCGACAGCCCGCCGTTGCGCGAGGCGTTGATCGAGATCAAAAAGCGCAACGAGCAAATCATCGACACGGTGAGCAAGGATCACGTCATTTTCGCCGGCTTTGACGAGCAGGCGAGGGAGAAAGCGGCCACGCTGGTTGACACGTTCAAAAAATTTATCGACGAAAATAAAGACGAGCTGACTGCTTTGCAGATGATTTACAGCAAGCCGTATGGCCAGCGCCAACTCACTTACGACGCGATCAAACAGCTTGCCGAGGCCATCCGCAAGCCGCCGTATCATCTCACGCCGGAATTGCTGTGGCAGGCGTATCACCAATTGGAGCAGGCGAAAGTGAAAGGCGCCGGCGCACAGAAGCTGTTGACGAACATCGTCTCGCTGCTGCGTTTCGCGCTCGGCCAGAGCGAGGTGCTGGAGCCGTTTGCGGACACGGTGGATCGCCGCTTCCACGCGTGGCTGCAGCAGCAGGTGAAAGCCGGCCGCGAGTTCACGCCGGAGCAGATGGAGTGGCTGGAGATGATCAAGGCGCACGTCGCTGCTTCGGTGCAAATCGTGATGGATGATTTCGACGACACGCCGTTTCACGGCAAGGGCGGCCGCCTCAAGGCGTATGAATTGTTCGGGGAGAATTTGAATGCGGTGTTGGAGGAATTGAATGAGGTGTTAACATCATGA
- a CDS encoding gamma-glutamyl-gamma-aminobutyrate hydrolase family protein: MPKPLIGIQMQRLPEQFYFRISHKYTEAIYAAGGIPVLLPLIAERDYVDHLWPLLDGLVLSGCQTDLDPRRYGEAPHPKLGPVNEERDRFDWLLLERAHADKLPVLGICRGFQTLNVFRGGTLIQDLSSQRPSPISHARDDAPTAFVHEVRLAPHSVLNDAAAEQRVPVNSSHHQALRELGRGLVPIAWSEDGLIEGFQNQNWDEHRVLGVQWHPERLWQSDEFSRRLFRDFIAGVPARARR; this comes from the coding sequence ATGCCCAAACCCCTCATCGGTATTCAAATGCAGAGATTGCCGGAACAATTCTATTTCCGCATCTCTCACAAGTACACCGAGGCAATCTACGCCGCCGGCGGCATTCCCGTGCTGCTGCCGCTGATTGCCGAACGCGATTATGTCGATCACCTCTGGCCCCTGCTCGATGGCCTGGTGCTCTCCGGCTGCCAGACCGATCTCGATCCCCGGCGCTACGGCGAGGCCCCGCATCCCAAGCTCGGCCCGGTGAACGAAGAGCGGGATCGCTTCGACTGGCTGCTGCTGGAGCGCGCCCACGCCGACAAGCTGCCGGTGCTCGGCATTTGCCGCGGCTTTCAAACACTCAACGTCTTTCGCGGCGGCACGCTGATTCAAGATCTGTCCAGCCAGCGGCCCTCGCCGATTTCGCACGCGCGTGATGACGCGCCCACTGCCTTCGTTCACGAGGTTCGCCTGGCGCCGCATTCGGTTTTAAATGATGCCGCTGCCGAACAGCGCGTGCCGGTCAACAGTTCGCATCATCAAGCCCTCCGCGAGCTGGGACGGGGGCTGGTACCGATTGCCTGGTCGGAGGACGGCCTGATCGAGGGCTTCCAAAACCAAAATTGGGACGAGCACCGCGTGCTGGGTGTGCAATGGCATCCCGAACGGCTGTGGCAAAGCGATGAATTCTCCCGCCGCCTTTTCCGGGACTTCATCGCGGGCGTGCCGGCGCGTGCGCGGAGGTGA
- a CDS encoding metallophosphoesterase, protein MRLLCITDIHSDRRQFERILLREPEPDLLLIGGDFTNFGPPQEAEALLDLALLHCPAVLAVAGNCDSAAIDDMLVRRGVSLHRRGTIVNGVGFFGLSAMPPWRGNMYEFTEAELDGFLAEGHAQVQAAPRCIMLTHPPPRATKADRNVAGQHVGSTAVRAWMDRHQPALLVCGHIHEARSLDEINGTTIVNCGPARNGYYAVAEVGDQVRVELKQA, encoded by the coding sequence ATGCGACTGCTTTGCATCACGGATATTCACAGCGACCGGCGGCAATTCGAACGGATTCTGTTGCGCGAACCCGAGCCTGATTTGTTGCTGATCGGCGGTGATTTCACCAACTTCGGCCCGCCCCAGGAGGCGGAAGCGCTGCTCGACCTCGCCCTGTTGCACTGCCCGGCCGTGCTGGCCGTGGCCGGCAACTGCGACAGCGCGGCGATCGATGACATGCTGGTGCGGCGCGGTGTTTCACTGCATCGCCGCGGCACCATCGTCAACGGCGTGGGCTTCTTTGGACTCTCCGCCATGCCGCCGTGGCGCGGCAACATGTACGAATTCACCGAAGCCGAGCTGGACGGTTTCCTGGCCGAAGGCCATGCCCAGGTGCAGGCCGCGCCGCGCTGCATCATGCTTACCCATCCGCCGCCGCGCGCCACCAAGGCGGACCGCAATGTCGCGGGCCAGCACGTGGGCAGCACCGCGGTGCGCGCCTGGATGGATCGCCACCAGCCCGCGTTGCTGGTGTGCGGCCACATTCACGAAGCGCGCAGCCTGGATGAAATCAACGGCACCACCATCGTCAATTGCGGCCCGGCACGCAACGGCTATTACGCCGTCGCCGAAGTCGGTGACCAAGTTCGGGTTGAATTGAAACAAGCATGA
- the folB gene encoding dihydroneopterin aldolase: MPADIIRLNRMIFHAYHGYWDEERQVGQRFEVDVELQVNVQQAASSDNIRDTVDLYKVYQTVEHVVTKNTFKLVETLTQVIADTLLREFNLAQVRVRVRKPNSPVPGISDGIEVEIQRSAAMAG, from the coding sequence ATGCCTGCTGACATCATTCGCCTGAATCGCATGATCTTTCACGCCTACCACGGCTATTGGGATGAAGAACGCCAGGTAGGCCAGCGTTTCGAAGTGGACGTCGAGCTGCAGGTCAACGTGCAGCAGGCCGCGAGCAGCGACAACATTCGCGACACCGTCGATCTTTACAAAGTCTACCAGACGGTCGAGCACGTGGTGACCAAGAACACTTTCAAGCTGGTGGAGACGCTCACGCAGGTGATTGCCGACACGTTGCTGCGTGAATTCAATCTCGCGCAAGTGCGGGTGCGGGTGCGCAAGCCCAATTCCCCGGTGCCCGGCATCAGCGACGGCATCGAGGTGGAGATTCAGCGCAGTGCGGCCATGGCCGGGTGA
- the folK gene encoding 2-amino-4-hydroxy-6-hydroxymethyldihydropteridine diphosphokinase, protein MSANETAGGGGLVANVFIGLGSNLGDRRRWLEQALAKLQAHPAVKVQRQSSLYRTEPVGLREQPEFLNQVVEVATRLAAPALLEVLLQIEKDLGRVREQKWGPRNIDLDLLAYDQLQLEAPALRLPHPALRARRFVLAPWAEIAPDFVLPDAKQTVAALLQQCPDHAAVIKLET, encoded by the coding sequence ATGAGCGCGAATGAGACGGCGGGGGGCGGCGGATTGGTTGCGAACGTGTTCATCGGCCTGGGCTCGAATCTCGGGGACCGGCGGCGCTGGCTGGAGCAGGCATTGGCGAAGCTGCAGGCACATCCCGCGGTTAAGGTGCAGCGGCAATCCTCCCTTTATCGCACCGAGCCGGTGGGACTGCGTGAGCAGCCGGAGTTCTTGAATCAAGTGGTGGAAGTGGCGACCCGGCTGGCGGCGCCGGCGCTGCTCGAGGTGCTGCTGCAGATCGAGAAAGACCTGGGCCGGGTGCGGGAACAGAAGTGGGGGCCGCGCAACATCGATCTCGATTTGCTGGCGTATGATCAACTCCAACTTGAAGCACCGGCGTTGCGGCTGCCGCATCCCGCGCTGCGCGCGCGCCGCTTCGTGCTGGCACCCTGGGCGGAAATTGCACCGGATTTCGTGCTGCCCGATGCGAAGCAGACCGTGGCGGCGTTGCTGCAGCAATGCCCGGACCATGCCGCAGTGATCAAACTCGAGACCTGA
- a CDS encoding deoxynucleoside kinase, with protein sequence MRLQYLAIEGVIGAGKTSLARKISERFGARLLLEQHEENPFLPDFYEDPRRFAFSTQMFFLLSRYRQQQELPQRDLFHDLLVADYIFQKDRIFATLTLEEREMALYDKVARLLERDILKPDVVIYLQASSERLLANIRLRNRPYEKGMSEAYIRDLNEAYNQFFFNYTDTPLLVINATNIDFVKRDEDFEDLLAQLSRPISGVQYYSPPALKS encoded by the coding sequence GTGCGTCTTCAATATCTTGCCATCGAGGGCGTCATCGGCGCCGGCAAAACCAGCCTGGCCCGCAAAATCTCCGAGCGTTTTGGCGCGCGGCTGCTGCTGGAACAGCACGAAGAGAATCCCTTCCTGCCGGATTTCTACGAAGACCCGCGGCGCTTCGCCTTCTCCACGCAAATGTTCTTTCTGCTCAGCCGCTACCGCCAGCAGCAGGAATTGCCGCAACGCGACTTGTTCCATGACCTGCTGGTGGCCGACTATATCTTTCAGAAAGATCGCATTTTCGCCACACTGACTTTGGAAGAACGCGAAATGGCCTTGTACGACAAGGTGGCGCGGCTGCTGGAACGCGACATCCTCAAGCCGGACGTGGTGATTTATCTGCAAGCGAGCAGCGAACGCCTGCTGGCCAACATCCGCCTGCGCAACCGGCCCTACGAAAAAGGCATGAGTGAAGCCTACATTCGCGACTTGAACGAGGCCTACAATCAGTTCTTCTTCAACTACACGGACACGCCGCTGCTCGTCATCAACGCCACCAACATCGACTTCGTCAAGCGCGACGAAGATTTTGAAGACCTGCTGGCACAGCTCAGCCGGCCGATATCGGGCGTGCAATACTATTCCCCGCCGGCGCTGAAATCCTGA
- a CDS encoding ABC transporter ATP-binding protein/permease yields MMRIYLRILRYLRPYRFSLAGSMVCILFFTLLSSASLFSILPFLDVVFYGADKTELTSGAPPARAPHLPAAQSLADARQKVMQKFYGLVLGENQKSTLVRLCGLIILLICGKNLFDYLQAYLMARVEQGVIMDVRNDLYRHLQQLSLSYFNQNRTGNLISRITNDVTLLNNGVSASFVTLIKNPLLIAAYLGMAFFLSWKLTLAALLIAPLSFAVIGSLGSRLRRASRQSQTKMADLTSILHETISGARVVKAFAMEDFEVRNFTRESKSYFQTLLRVTRISRLAGPITESLGAIVGVGILWFGGQQVLAGGALSPAEFLLFLLAVFSVMQPVKELSTVGSRLQEAMAAGERIFSVLDTEPEIVSRPGAVKIAGFEKNIRYENVTFAYEQNPVLQNIDFEVRKGEILAIVGPSGAGKSTLVDLLPRFYDPTEGRVAIDGIDLREIDVKSLRQLMGIVTQETILFHGSVRSNIAYGLRAMPEEKLREAAIAANAHGFIMELPQGYDTLIGERGLKLSGGQRQRLAIARALLKNPPILILDEATSALDSESEMLVQQAIERLMANRTSFVIAHRLSTVLHAHKIIVLDQGRLVQAGAHADLLQQDGIYQKLYRMQFRA; encoded by the coding sequence ATGATGCGAATCTATCTGCGAATCCTGCGCTACCTGCGTCCTTATCGGTTTTCGCTGGCCGGCTCGATGGTGTGTATTTTGTTTTTTACGCTGTTGAGCAGCGCTTCGCTGTTTTCCATTCTGCCGTTTCTCGATGTGGTTTTTTACGGGGCAGACAAAACCGAGCTGACCAGCGGCGCGCCGCCGGCGCGCGCGCCGCACCTGCCTGCGGCGCAATCCCTGGCCGATGCCCGCCAAAAAGTGATGCAGAAATTTTACGGCCTCGTTCTCGGTGAAAATCAAAAAAGCACGCTGGTGCGGCTCTGCGGCTTGATCATTCTGCTCATCTGCGGCAAGAATCTTTTTGATTATCTGCAGGCGTATTTGATGGCGCGCGTCGAGCAGGGCGTGATCATGGATGTGCGCAACGATCTCTATCGCCATCTCCAACAGCTCTCGCTGAGTTATTTCAATCAAAACCGCACCGGCAACCTGATTTCCCGCATCACCAACGATGTGACGCTGTTGAACAACGGCGTATCCGCGAGTTTTGTCACGCTCATCAAAAATCCGTTGTTGATTGCGGCCTATCTCGGGATGGCGTTTTTTCTGAGCTGGAAGCTTACGCTCGCGGCGCTGCTCATCGCGCCGTTGAGCTTCGCAGTGATCGGCAGCCTCGGATCGCGCCTGCGCCGCGCCTCACGGCAATCACAAACCAAGATGGCGGATTTGACTTCGATCCTGCATGAAACCATCAGCGGCGCGCGCGTGGTGAAAGCGTTTGCCATGGAAGATTTTGAAGTGCGGAATTTCACGCGCGAGTCGAAATCCTATTTTCAAACGCTGCTGCGCGTGACCCGCATCAGCCGCCTGGCCGGCCCGATTACGGAATCGCTCGGCGCGATCGTGGGCGTCGGGATTTTGTGGTTCGGCGGGCAGCAAGTGCTGGCCGGCGGCGCGCTTTCGCCGGCGGAATTTTTGTTGTTTCTGCTTGCGGTCTTTTCCGTGATGCAGCCGGTGAAGGAATTATCGACCGTGGGCAGCCGCTTGCAGGAGGCGATGGCTGCCGGCGAGCGCATTTTCAGCGTGCTGGATACCGAGCCGGAAATTGTTTCGCGGCCCGGTGCAGTAAAGATTGCGGGCTTTGAAAAGAACATTCGATATGAGAATGTTACTTTCGCGTATGAACAAAACCCGGTTCTGCAAAATATCGATTTCGAAGTGCGCAAGGGCGAGATTCTCGCAATCGTCGGCCCCAGCGGCGCGGGCAAATCGACGCTGGTGGATTTGCTGCCGCGGTTTTATGATCCCACCGAGGGTCGTGTTGCCATAGACGGCATTGATCTGCGTGAGATTGATGTCAAAAGCTTGCGGCAATTGATGGGCATCGTCACCCAAGAAACGATTTTGTTTCACGGTTCGGTGCGCAGTAATATCGCCTACGGCTTGCGCGCGATGCCCGAGGAGAAATTGCGCGAAGCCGCGATCGCCGCCAATGCGCATGGTTTCATCATGGAATTGCCGCAAGGTTATGACACGCTGATTGGTGAACGCGGCCTCAAGCTTTCCGGCGGCCAGCGCCAGCGCCTCGCCATCGCGCGCGCGCTGCTGAAAAATCCGCCGATCTTGATTCTTGATGAAGCGACTTCGGCGCTGGACAGCGAAAGCGAGATGCTGGTGCAGCAAGCGATCGAGCGGCTGATGGCGAATCGAACTTCGTTCGTCATCGCGCATCGTCTCTCCACGGTTTTACATGCGCACAAGATCATCGTGCTGGATCAAGGCCGCCTCGTGCAAGCCGGCGCGCATGCGGATTTGCTGCAGCAAGACGGGATTTATCAGAAATTGTATCGCATGCAGTTTCGGGCGTAG